From Neodiprion pinetum isolate iyNeoPine1 chromosome 7, iyNeoPine1.2, whole genome shotgun sequence, a single genomic window includes:
- the AMPdeam gene encoding AMP deaminase 2 isoform X2: METSVSTNAINESNGTAHLCFELDGEGDADSSTTPGHNTDLHCDDRSESPVFGLEGGATGVGVGGGNSLRITSHELPNEISAPYEVPQFPIEQIEKKLLIQRQLTVKAAKDLEERRSHYEPSIGPGVPDENEHPFGLEENDFVPHFQRVSISGEDTSGVPLEDLQQASQMLVQALVIREKYMQNSKQSFPSITSRFLRGADRAPHSTVEEVIHDDRKPIADHPVHAPASRGDPWECVFPPPKNYLISAVNGVFNVYCNEEDLANGKPVPYSYPDLATFVGDMNLLCTMIADGPLKSFCYRRLSYLSSKFQLHVLLNELRELASQKAVPHRDFYNIRKVDTHIHAASCMNQKHLLRFIKKTLKNHADEVVTCARNGETMTLREVFQSMNLTTYDLTVDMLDVHADRNTFHRFDKFNAKYNPIGESRLREVFLKTDNYLNGKYFARIIKEVASDLEESKYQNAELRLSIYGKNPEEWDKLAKWAIQSDVSSDNVRWLIQIPRLFDIFKLNKLMTNFQEFLNNIFLPLFEVTNDPTTHPELHKFLQYVIGFDSVDDESKPENPLFDKDVSPPAEWDDIENPPYGYYQYYTYANMTVLNHFRAEQGLNTFVLRPHCGEAGPIQHLVCGYMMAENISHGLLLRKVPVLQYLYYLTQIGIAMSPLSNNSLFLNYHRNPLPEYLARGLCVSLSTDDPLQFHFTKEPLMEEYSIAAQVWKLSSCDMCELARNSVIMSGFPHKSKQYWLGPNYTKEGVAGNDITRTNVPDIRVAYRYETLLDELSNIFKLVFGI, translated from the exons GCAGCGAGAGTCCCGTATTCGGTTTAGAAGGAGGTGCGACAGGAGTTGGCGTAGGTGGCGGAAACTCTCTGAGAATAACGTCTCACGAACTTCCCAACGAGATATCAGCCCCTTATGAAGTTCCCCAATTCCCAATCGAACAGATCGAGAAGAAACTTCTCATCCAGCGACAGCTGACAGTAAA AGCTGCGAAGGACCTTGAAGAGCGACGCAGTCATTACGAACCATCGATAGGTCCAGGAGTACCGGATGAAAATGAACACCCATTTGGCCttgaagaaaatgattttGTTCCACACTTTCAACGTGTTTCGATATCCGGCGAGGATACCTCGGGG GTGCCTCTTGAGGATTTACAACAGGCGTCACAGATGCTTGTACAGGCGCTTGTTATTCGGGAGAAATACATGCAGAATTCAAAACAAAGCTTTCCCTCAATTACCTCTCGGTTTTTGAGAGGTGCCGATAGGGCGCCTCACAGCACAGTCGAGGAAGTAATACATGATGATCGTAAACCGATCGCAG ATCATCCAGTTCATGCACCAGCGTCGCGTGGCGATCCATGGGAATGCGTTTTTCCGCCTCCAAAAAATTACCTCATATCTGCTGTGAACGGAGTTTTTAACGTCTATTGCAACGAAGAAGATCTCGCGAATGGAAAGCCGGTTCCATACTCGTATCCGGATTTGGCTACGTTTGTAGGAGACATGAATCTTCTCTGTACGATGATAGCTGACGGGCCATTGAAATCCTTTTGCTACAGGAGATTGAGCTATTTGTCCTCGAAATTTCAGCTCCACGTACTGCTGAATGAACTTAGAGAGCTTGCGAGTCAAAAGGCTGTTCCCCACAGGGATTTTTACAATATCAGAAAG GTTGATACTCATATTCACGCAGCGTCTTGCATGAATCAAAAGCATCTTCTTAGATTTATAAAGAAAACACTGAAAAACCATGCAGACGAGGTGGTGACGTGTGCAAGAAACGGAGAAACGATGACTCTGCGAGAAGTATTTCAGTCCATGAACCTCACAACGTATGATCTGACTGTGGATATGCTGGATGTGCACGCT GACAGAAACACCTTTCACAGATTCGACAAGTTCAATGCCAAGTATAATCCTATCGGTGAAAGTCGTCTTCGCGAAGTCTTTCTGAAAACTGATAAttatttgaatggaaaataCTTTGCCAGGATCATTAAAGAGGTCGCGAGTGATCTTGAGGAATCTAAATACCAAAATGCCGAACTCCGTCTGTCCATTTATGGAAAAAATCCAGAGGAATGGGATAAGTTAGCCAAATGGGCAATCCAAAGTGATGTTTCGTCGGACAACGTACGGTGGCTGATACAAATACCAAGGCTTTT tgaCATTTTTAAACTCAACAAATTGATGACCAACTTCCAAGAGTTTTTGAACAATATATTCTTACCTCTTTTTGAGGTCACTAACGATCCGACAACTCATCCCGAACTTCACAAATTTCTACAATAT GTAATAGGCTTTGATTCAGTGGATGACGAGAGTAAACCAGAAAACCCGTTGTTCGACAAAGATGTTAGCCCGCCAGCGGAATGGGATGATATTGAAAATCCGCCGTACGGATACTATCAGTACTATACCTACGCTAACATGACAGTGCTAAACCATTTCCGAGC AGAACAAGGCTTGAACACATTTGTTTTGAGGCCGCACTGCGGAGAAGCCGGACCCATCCAGCATCTCGTGTGCGGTTACATGATGgccgaaaatatttctcacgGTTTACTGTTGAGAAAGGTGCCGGTGTTACAATATCTGTATTACCTTACCCAAATCGGTATCGCTATGTCACCCCTCAGCAACAATTCCTTATTTCTCAATTACCATCGTAATCCGTTACCCGAATATCTGGCCAGAGGACTCTGCGTCAGCTTATCGACGGACGATCCACTACAATTCCACTTCACCAAG GAACCTTTGATGGAAGAATACAGTATCGCTGCTCAGGTTTGGAAACTCAGCTCATGCGACATGTGTGAACTCGCTCGAAACTCGGTTATCATGAGCGGATTCCCACACAAA AGCAAGCAGTACTGGCTGGGGCCAAATTATACAAAAGAAGGAGTAGCGGGTAACGATATAACGAGGACCAATGTCCCCGACATTCGTGTCGCATACCGTTACGAGACCCTACTCGACGAGTTATCCAACATCTTCAAG TTGGTATTTGGTATTTGA
- the AMPdeam gene encoding AMP deaminase 2 isoform X3, with translation MVLGKEIKLLGNIEHSTVTEWLEKTGQADRDGSESPVFGLEGGATGVGVGGGNSLRITSHELPNEISAPYEVPQFPIEQIEKKLLIQRQLTVKAAKDLEERRSHYEPSIGPGVPDENEHPFGLEENDFVPHFQRVSISGEDTSGVPLEDLQQASQMLVQALVIREKYMQNSKQSFPSITSRFLRGADRAPHSTVEEVIHDDRKPIADHPVHAPASRGDPWECVFPPPKNYLISAVNGVFNVYCNEEDLANGKPVPYSYPDLATFVGDMNLLCTMIADGPLKSFCYRRLSYLSSKFQLHVLLNELRELASQKAVPHRDFYNIRKVDTHIHAASCMNQKHLLRFIKKTLKNHADEVVTCARNGETMTLREVFQSMNLTTYDLTVDMLDVHADRNTFHRFDKFNAKYNPIGESRLREVFLKTDNYLNGKYFARIIKEVASDLEESKYQNAELRLSIYGKNPEEWDKLAKWAIQSDVSSDNVRWLIQIPRLFDIFKLNKLMTNFQEFLNNIFLPLFEVTNDPTTHPELHKFLQYVIGFDSVDDESKPENPLFDKDVSPPAEWDDIENPPYGYYQYYTYANMTVLNHFRAEQGLNTFVLRPHCGEAGPIQHLVCGYMMAENISHGLLLRKVPVLQYLYYLTQIGIAMSPLSNNSLFLNYHRNPLPEYLARGLCVSLSTDDPLQFHFTKEPLMEEYSIAAQVWKLSSCDMCELARNSVIMSGFPHKSKQYWLGPNYTKEGVAGNDITRTNVPDIRVAYRYETLLDELSNIFKVVEKPDAF, from the exons atggtgcTTGGAAAGGAAATAAAGCTGCTCGGTAACATTGAACATTCCACGGTTACCGAGTGGCTTGAAAAGACGGGGCAGGCTGACCGAGATG GCAGCGAGAGTCCCGTATTCGGTTTAGAAGGAGGTGCGACAGGAGTTGGCGTAGGTGGCGGAAACTCTCTGAGAATAACGTCTCACGAACTTCCCAACGAGATATCAGCCCCTTATGAAGTTCCCCAATTCCCAATCGAACAGATCGAGAAGAAACTTCTCATCCAGCGACAGCTGACAGTAAA AGCTGCGAAGGACCTTGAAGAGCGACGCAGTCATTACGAACCATCGATAGGTCCAGGAGTACCGGATGAAAATGAACACCCATTTGGCCttgaagaaaatgattttGTTCCACACTTTCAACGTGTTTCGATATCCGGCGAGGATACCTCGGGG GTGCCTCTTGAGGATTTACAACAGGCGTCACAGATGCTTGTACAGGCGCTTGTTATTCGGGAGAAATACATGCAGAATTCAAAACAAAGCTTTCCCTCAATTACCTCTCGGTTTTTGAGAGGTGCCGATAGGGCGCCTCACAGCACAGTCGAGGAAGTAATACATGATGATCGTAAACCGATCGCAG ATCATCCAGTTCATGCACCAGCGTCGCGTGGCGATCCATGGGAATGCGTTTTTCCGCCTCCAAAAAATTACCTCATATCTGCTGTGAACGGAGTTTTTAACGTCTATTGCAACGAAGAAGATCTCGCGAATGGAAAGCCGGTTCCATACTCGTATCCGGATTTGGCTACGTTTGTAGGAGACATGAATCTTCTCTGTACGATGATAGCTGACGGGCCATTGAAATCCTTTTGCTACAGGAGATTGAGCTATTTGTCCTCGAAATTTCAGCTCCACGTACTGCTGAATGAACTTAGAGAGCTTGCGAGTCAAAAGGCTGTTCCCCACAGGGATTTTTACAATATCAGAAAG GTTGATACTCATATTCACGCAGCGTCTTGCATGAATCAAAAGCATCTTCTTAGATTTATAAAGAAAACACTGAAAAACCATGCAGACGAGGTGGTGACGTGTGCAAGAAACGGAGAAACGATGACTCTGCGAGAAGTATTTCAGTCCATGAACCTCACAACGTATGATCTGACTGTGGATATGCTGGATGTGCACGCT GACAGAAACACCTTTCACAGATTCGACAAGTTCAATGCCAAGTATAATCCTATCGGTGAAAGTCGTCTTCGCGAAGTCTTTCTGAAAACTGATAAttatttgaatggaaaataCTTTGCCAGGATCATTAAAGAGGTCGCGAGTGATCTTGAGGAATCTAAATACCAAAATGCCGAACTCCGTCTGTCCATTTATGGAAAAAATCCAGAGGAATGGGATAAGTTAGCCAAATGGGCAATCCAAAGTGATGTTTCGTCGGACAACGTACGGTGGCTGATACAAATACCAAGGCTTTT tgaCATTTTTAAACTCAACAAATTGATGACCAACTTCCAAGAGTTTTTGAACAATATATTCTTACCTCTTTTTGAGGTCACTAACGATCCGACAACTCATCCCGAACTTCACAAATTTCTACAATAT GTAATAGGCTTTGATTCAGTGGATGACGAGAGTAAACCAGAAAACCCGTTGTTCGACAAAGATGTTAGCCCGCCAGCGGAATGGGATGATATTGAAAATCCGCCGTACGGATACTATCAGTACTATACCTACGCTAACATGACAGTGCTAAACCATTTCCGAGC AGAACAAGGCTTGAACACATTTGTTTTGAGGCCGCACTGCGGAGAAGCCGGACCCATCCAGCATCTCGTGTGCGGTTACATGATGgccgaaaatatttctcacgGTTTACTGTTGAGAAAGGTGCCGGTGTTACAATATCTGTATTACCTTACCCAAATCGGTATCGCTATGTCACCCCTCAGCAACAATTCCTTATTTCTCAATTACCATCGTAATCCGTTACCCGAATATCTGGCCAGAGGACTCTGCGTCAGCTTATCGACGGACGATCCACTACAATTCCACTTCACCAAG GAACCTTTGATGGAAGAATACAGTATCGCTGCTCAGGTTTGGAAACTCAGCTCATGCGACATGTGTGAACTCGCTCGAAACTCGGTTATCATGAGCGGATTCCCACACAAA AGCAAGCAGTACTGGCTGGGGCCAAATTATACAAAAGAAGGAGTAGCGGGTAACGATATAACGAGGACCAATGTCCCCGACATTCGTGTCGCATACCGTTACGAGACCCTACTCGACGAGTTATCCAACATCTTCAAGGTTGTCGAGAAACCTGATGCATTTTAG
- the AMPdeam gene encoding AMP deaminase 2 isoform X5, producing the protein MNLNRTVKSMSQQRKRGKGSESPVFGLEGGATGVGVGGGNSLRITSHELPNEISAPYEVPQFPIEQIEKKLLIQRQLTVKAAKDLEERRSHYEPSIGPGVPDENEHPFGLEENDFVPHFQRVSISGEDTSGVPLEDLQQASQMLVQALVIREKYMQNSKQSFPSITSRFLRGADRAPHSTVEEVIHDDRKPIADHPVHAPASRGDPWECVFPPPKNYLISAVNGVFNVYCNEEDLANGKPVPYSYPDLATFVGDMNLLCTMIADGPLKSFCYRRLSYLSSKFQLHVLLNELRELASQKAVPHRDFYNIRKVDTHIHAASCMNQKHLLRFIKKTLKNHADEVVTCARNGETMTLREVFQSMNLTTYDLTVDMLDVHADRNTFHRFDKFNAKYNPIGESRLREVFLKTDNYLNGKYFARIIKEVASDLEESKYQNAELRLSIYGKNPEEWDKLAKWAIQSDVSSDNVRWLIQIPRLFDIFKLNKLMTNFQEFLNNIFLPLFEVTNDPTTHPELHKFLQYVIGFDSVDDESKPENPLFDKDVSPPAEWDDIENPPYGYYQYYTYANMTVLNHFRAEQGLNTFVLRPHCGEAGPIQHLVCGYMMAENISHGLLLRKVPVLQYLYYLTQIGIAMSPLSNNSLFLNYHRNPLPEYLARGLCVSLSTDDPLQFHFTKEPLMEEYSIAAQVWKLSSCDMCELARNSVIMSGFPHKSKQYWLGPNYTKEGVAGNDITRTNVPDIRVAYRYETLLDELSNIFKVVEKPDAF; encoded by the exons atgaatttaaacagAACTGTCAAGTCGATGTCTCAGCAACGGAAAAGGGGAAAAG GCAGCGAGAGTCCCGTATTCGGTTTAGAAGGAGGTGCGACAGGAGTTGGCGTAGGTGGCGGAAACTCTCTGAGAATAACGTCTCACGAACTTCCCAACGAGATATCAGCCCCTTATGAAGTTCCCCAATTCCCAATCGAACAGATCGAGAAGAAACTTCTCATCCAGCGACAGCTGACAGTAAA AGCTGCGAAGGACCTTGAAGAGCGACGCAGTCATTACGAACCATCGATAGGTCCAGGAGTACCGGATGAAAATGAACACCCATTTGGCCttgaagaaaatgattttGTTCCACACTTTCAACGTGTTTCGATATCCGGCGAGGATACCTCGGGG GTGCCTCTTGAGGATTTACAACAGGCGTCACAGATGCTTGTACAGGCGCTTGTTATTCGGGAGAAATACATGCAGAATTCAAAACAAAGCTTTCCCTCAATTACCTCTCGGTTTTTGAGAGGTGCCGATAGGGCGCCTCACAGCACAGTCGAGGAAGTAATACATGATGATCGTAAACCGATCGCAG ATCATCCAGTTCATGCACCAGCGTCGCGTGGCGATCCATGGGAATGCGTTTTTCCGCCTCCAAAAAATTACCTCATATCTGCTGTGAACGGAGTTTTTAACGTCTATTGCAACGAAGAAGATCTCGCGAATGGAAAGCCGGTTCCATACTCGTATCCGGATTTGGCTACGTTTGTAGGAGACATGAATCTTCTCTGTACGATGATAGCTGACGGGCCATTGAAATCCTTTTGCTACAGGAGATTGAGCTATTTGTCCTCGAAATTTCAGCTCCACGTACTGCTGAATGAACTTAGAGAGCTTGCGAGTCAAAAGGCTGTTCCCCACAGGGATTTTTACAATATCAGAAAG GTTGATACTCATATTCACGCAGCGTCTTGCATGAATCAAAAGCATCTTCTTAGATTTATAAAGAAAACACTGAAAAACCATGCAGACGAGGTGGTGACGTGTGCAAGAAACGGAGAAACGATGACTCTGCGAGAAGTATTTCAGTCCATGAACCTCACAACGTATGATCTGACTGTGGATATGCTGGATGTGCACGCT GACAGAAACACCTTTCACAGATTCGACAAGTTCAATGCCAAGTATAATCCTATCGGTGAAAGTCGTCTTCGCGAAGTCTTTCTGAAAACTGATAAttatttgaatggaaaataCTTTGCCAGGATCATTAAAGAGGTCGCGAGTGATCTTGAGGAATCTAAATACCAAAATGCCGAACTCCGTCTGTCCATTTATGGAAAAAATCCAGAGGAATGGGATAAGTTAGCCAAATGGGCAATCCAAAGTGATGTTTCGTCGGACAACGTACGGTGGCTGATACAAATACCAAGGCTTTT tgaCATTTTTAAACTCAACAAATTGATGACCAACTTCCAAGAGTTTTTGAACAATATATTCTTACCTCTTTTTGAGGTCACTAACGATCCGACAACTCATCCCGAACTTCACAAATTTCTACAATAT GTAATAGGCTTTGATTCAGTGGATGACGAGAGTAAACCAGAAAACCCGTTGTTCGACAAAGATGTTAGCCCGCCAGCGGAATGGGATGATATTGAAAATCCGCCGTACGGATACTATCAGTACTATACCTACGCTAACATGACAGTGCTAAACCATTTCCGAGC AGAACAAGGCTTGAACACATTTGTTTTGAGGCCGCACTGCGGAGAAGCCGGACCCATCCAGCATCTCGTGTGCGGTTACATGATGgccgaaaatatttctcacgGTTTACTGTTGAGAAAGGTGCCGGTGTTACAATATCTGTATTACCTTACCCAAATCGGTATCGCTATGTCACCCCTCAGCAACAATTCCTTATTTCTCAATTACCATCGTAATCCGTTACCCGAATATCTGGCCAGAGGACTCTGCGTCAGCTTATCGACGGACGATCCACTACAATTCCACTTCACCAAG GAACCTTTGATGGAAGAATACAGTATCGCTGCTCAGGTTTGGAAACTCAGCTCATGCGACATGTGTGAACTCGCTCGAAACTCGGTTATCATGAGCGGATTCCCACACAAA AGCAAGCAGTACTGGCTGGGGCCAAATTATACAAAAGAAGGAGTAGCGGGTAACGATATAACGAGGACCAATGTCCCCGACATTCGTGTCGCATACCGTTACGAGACCCTACTCGACGAGTTATCCAACATCTTCAAGGTTGTCGAGAAACCTGATGCATTTTAG
- the AMPdeam gene encoding AMP deaminase 2 isoform X4, with the protein MSSRGVVSEDSEAFRLGHGVHKNFFIDVDEGSESPVFGLEGGATGVGVGGGNSLRITSHELPNEISAPYEVPQFPIEQIEKKLLIQRQLTVKAAKDLEERRSHYEPSIGPGVPDENEHPFGLEENDFVPHFQRVSISGEDTSGVPLEDLQQASQMLVQALVIREKYMQNSKQSFPSITSRFLRGADRAPHSTVEEVIHDDRKPIADHPVHAPASRGDPWECVFPPPKNYLISAVNGVFNVYCNEEDLANGKPVPYSYPDLATFVGDMNLLCTMIADGPLKSFCYRRLSYLSSKFQLHVLLNELRELASQKAVPHRDFYNIRKVDTHIHAASCMNQKHLLRFIKKTLKNHADEVVTCARNGETMTLREVFQSMNLTTYDLTVDMLDVHADRNTFHRFDKFNAKYNPIGESRLREVFLKTDNYLNGKYFARIIKEVASDLEESKYQNAELRLSIYGKNPEEWDKLAKWAIQSDVSSDNVRWLIQIPRLFDIFKLNKLMTNFQEFLNNIFLPLFEVTNDPTTHPELHKFLQYVIGFDSVDDESKPENPLFDKDVSPPAEWDDIENPPYGYYQYYTYANMTVLNHFRAEQGLNTFVLRPHCGEAGPIQHLVCGYMMAENISHGLLLRKVPVLQYLYYLTQIGIAMSPLSNNSLFLNYHRNPLPEYLARGLCVSLSTDDPLQFHFTKEPLMEEYSIAAQVWKLSSCDMCELARNSVIMSGFPHKSKQYWLGPNYTKEGVAGNDITRTNVPDIRVAYRYETLLDELSNIFKVVEKPDAF; encoded by the exons ATGTCGAGCAGAGGCGTCGTCTCAGAGGACAGCGAAGCTTTTCGTTTAGGCCATGGGGTCCATAAGAACTTCTTCATCGACGTGGACGAAG GCAGCGAGAGTCCCGTATTCGGTTTAGAAGGAGGTGCGACAGGAGTTGGCGTAGGTGGCGGAAACTCTCTGAGAATAACGTCTCACGAACTTCCCAACGAGATATCAGCCCCTTATGAAGTTCCCCAATTCCCAATCGAACAGATCGAGAAGAAACTTCTCATCCAGCGACAGCTGACAGTAAA AGCTGCGAAGGACCTTGAAGAGCGACGCAGTCATTACGAACCATCGATAGGTCCAGGAGTACCGGATGAAAATGAACACCCATTTGGCCttgaagaaaatgattttGTTCCACACTTTCAACGTGTTTCGATATCCGGCGAGGATACCTCGGGG GTGCCTCTTGAGGATTTACAACAGGCGTCACAGATGCTTGTACAGGCGCTTGTTATTCGGGAGAAATACATGCAGAATTCAAAACAAAGCTTTCCCTCAATTACCTCTCGGTTTTTGAGAGGTGCCGATAGGGCGCCTCACAGCACAGTCGAGGAAGTAATACATGATGATCGTAAACCGATCGCAG ATCATCCAGTTCATGCACCAGCGTCGCGTGGCGATCCATGGGAATGCGTTTTTCCGCCTCCAAAAAATTACCTCATATCTGCTGTGAACGGAGTTTTTAACGTCTATTGCAACGAAGAAGATCTCGCGAATGGAAAGCCGGTTCCATACTCGTATCCGGATTTGGCTACGTTTGTAGGAGACATGAATCTTCTCTGTACGATGATAGCTGACGGGCCATTGAAATCCTTTTGCTACAGGAGATTGAGCTATTTGTCCTCGAAATTTCAGCTCCACGTACTGCTGAATGAACTTAGAGAGCTTGCGAGTCAAAAGGCTGTTCCCCACAGGGATTTTTACAATATCAGAAAG GTTGATACTCATATTCACGCAGCGTCTTGCATGAATCAAAAGCATCTTCTTAGATTTATAAAGAAAACACTGAAAAACCATGCAGACGAGGTGGTGACGTGTGCAAGAAACGGAGAAACGATGACTCTGCGAGAAGTATTTCAGTCCATGAACCTCACAACGTATGATCTGACTGTGGATATGCTGGATGTGCACGCT GACAGAAACACCTTTCACAGATTCGACAAGTTCAATGCCAAGTATAATCCTATCGGTGAAAGTCGTCTTCGCGAAGTCTTTCTGAAAACTGATAAttatttgaatggaaaataCTTTGCCAGGATCATTAAAGAGGTCGCGAGTGATCTTGAGGAATCTAAATACCAAAATGCCGAACTCCGTCTGTCCATTTATGGAAAAAATCCAGAGGAATGGGATAAGTTAGCCAAATGGGCAATCCAAAGTGATGTTTCGTCGGACAACGTACGGTGGCTGATACAAATACCAAGGCTTTT tgaCATTTTTAAACTCAACAAATTGATGACCAACTTCCAAGAGTTTTTGAACAATATATTCTTACCTCTTTTTGAGGTCACTAACGATCCGACAACTCATCCCGAACTTCACAAATTTCTACAATAT GTAATAGGCTTTGATTCAGTGGATGACGAGAGTAAACCAGAAAACCCGTTGTTCGACAAAGATGTTAGCCCGCCAGCGGAATGGGATGATATTGAAAATCCGCCGTACGGATACTATCAGTACTATACCTACGCTAACATGACAGTGCTAAACCATTTCCGAGC AGAACAAGGCTTGAACACATTTGTTTTGAGGCCGCACTGCGGAGAAGCCGGACCCATCCAGCATCTCGTGTGCGGTTACATGATGgccgaaaatatttctcacgGTTTACTGTTGAGAAAGGTGCCGGTGTTACAATATCTGTATTACCTTACCCAAATCGGTATCGCTATGTCACCCCTCAGCAACAATTCCTTATTTCTCAATTACCATCGTAATCCGTTACCCGAATATCTGGCCAGAGGACTCTGCGTCAGCTTATCGACGGACGATCCACTACAATTCCACTTCACCAAG GAACCTTTGATGGAAGAATACAGTATCGCTGCTCAGGTTTGGAAACTCAGCTCATGCGACATGTGTGAACTCGCTCGAAACTCGGTTATCATGAGCGGATTCCCACACAAA AGCAAGCAGTACTGGCTGGGGCCAAATTATACAAAAGAAGGAGTAGCGGGTAACGATATAACGAGGACCAATGTCCCCGACATTCGTGTCGCATACCGTTACGAGACCCTACTCGACGAGTTATCCAACATCTTCAAGGTTGTCGAGAAACCTGATGCATTTTAG